The following DNA comes from cyanobiont of Ornithocercus magnificus.
ACGGTCCTCAAGTCTGAGACGGCGGAAGGGAATCAGATCTCCTTGAAGATCCTGCCACAGACTCAATCGCTCTAGAAGGCGGCGACTGGAGTGCGTCAGGGCGTAGGCACGACTCCTCGCAAGAAGATCTTCCATAGGGCGAGGGTCTTGCAGGGAGACATTTAAGCCACGGCGCCCGAGACATAATGCTGCCATGGCACCTGTAGGACCGGCGCCATGGATGGTAATTGTAGTGATGTCCAGTGTTATGAGCTCAGCCTAAACCAAGAAGGCCCTTTGTGAAAGCTTCACCGCCGAGAGCGTATTCAGTAATGAGAAGGGACACAAAGCCAAGCATTGCCATGCGGCCGTTGAGTTTTTCGGCACGCTCGTGGAAGCCCCAGCCACGCTCAGTCTCGACGACTTCCATGCGGGGTTCAGTTGCAAAAGCATTGAGACGACCGCCGTCCTCAGTAGTAACGGTGGCGCCACGGATAACCTGAGGTGAGGTTGCTGAAGAGGACATAAGAGCTGAAAAATCTTGTGCCAAGTGTAAACCACTATTAAGAACTTTTGCAAAGCATTGCCCGGTTTCCAATGCTTAGCGGACTGGTAGCTTCAATCGCAGACCGCAGAGTTCCTCAAATGCTGGCTTTAGAAGGTAAGGGTAGTCGCCAACCCACATGCGTAGCCTCGGAATCCAAGCATCGCTGAGAGCAGAGACATGCATGAAGTCTTTGCGCTCGCTAAACACAAGGCAACGGATTAGCATCCCCGGCTGAATACTGCTGTGGCGCTTCTCCATTGGGAATTGAAGAGATGCCAAATCACCCTCTTCATCAGCTAGCTCAAGGATCATCCAGGTGCGCCTATTCTCAATAAGCTCGAGTTCCCCTTGTTGGTTGGCCTGCTCACGCCGACTCTCGATCTTGTCACGTATGTAAAGGTCAGCAACTTCACCTTCGAATATTGCAGCTGCAGGGTAGCGGCGCAATAAGGCGTTGCGGCGTGCCGCCTCAACAATCGGACCCCAAAGAATATAAAGGAGCGAAATGACGCCAATTACCAACCAGATTGAACTCCAGCGGCTAGCTATCTGACTCTGGCTAATGAGAAGAGTGATTGCTCCGCCAATTGTGGCAATCAGGAGGCGCTGAAGGGTATTCCTCAGGTCTCCAAATGTATAGAGAAACTGTGTGCCAGTAGCTACAGCAGGAATAAGACGCTGCAGTTCTCCAGGACGCAGGGGTATGAGCACGTCTAACGGATTAGTTATGCACCTGAGGCCAGTAGATAAGGCGCTCTAGTCCATAAACTAGGGTCTGGAGCTGTCGAACGCGCCGCACAGTTAGTAAAACACCTGGCATGTATGATGACCTATCAATCGTGTCATGTCGCAGGGTGTAAGTCTCGCCGGGTGCCCCAAATATCACCTCTTGATGGGCTACAAGACCAGGTAAGCGTAACGAGTGAATTCTCAAGCCACTTGACCTCTTGCCACCTCGACAGCCTGCTAAGAAATTTTGTTCATCTACCACCTCTTGGTTGAATGCTTGCCCAAGCTCTTCCATTAGCTCTGCCGTCTTAACACAGGTACTGCTGGGTGCATCCGCTTTACGATTGTGGTGCAGCTCAGTAAGCTCAGCATGTTTGTAGAAGCGGGCTGCTGCTGCTGCTGCCTGTTGTAATAGCACCATGCCTACGGAAAAGTTGGGGATAATTGCACCTCCCACTGAGGCTTTACCTGCAAAATCAGTTAGATCCTTCAGTTGCTCTGGAGAAAGACCGGTGGTACCTATCACAGGGTGAATGCCATAAGCAATGGCAGCTCGGGTATGCTCGTAAACAACTGAGGGGTGAGTAAAGTCAATTAGTACAGCACCGTCTCCGCGACCACCGTGCCTGACAGCTTGACCTGCTTGACAGAGACATCCTTCGAAGTCCGAGGTGATAGCGATCTCAAGAGCACCAATGCCCAGTTCAATTCCTATATCAGTTCCCTCCTTTTTTGGCGTGGCGTCGACAGCTCCAAGGAGATGGCAGTCCTTCGCGCTAGATACTGCTCGAATCACCTCAGCTCCCATACGCCCAAGAGCTCCAGCTACGACTACAGGAATTGATCCGGCTTGGGGTGTGGTATCAACGCTCATAACAACCTGGACAGATGTGGTTGAGCCTATGGGCGGCTACATGAATAAGAATCTCAGACGTCCACACATTGGTCGTCATGGCTTCGTAAGCTCCTTCACATTCCGCAAAGTCAGCAGATGTTCACGCAGGTTCGCTCTGCAGATCGCCGCGTTGCTCCTGCCGAGAACAATGCTCACAGTGCAGTCATGAAAGCTGTGTATGTGGTGCTCGAGCCTCAGTACCAGAACGCACTTTCTCAAGCAGCCAGGTGCGTGAATGCTCAGAATGGCCCTCTAGGTATTGAGCTATGTGGTTACCTAATCGAAGAGCTACGTGATCCGGATAACTATGCGGGCTTTCAGGCTGACATTGCAGAAGCCGATGTGTTCATCGGCTCACTGATATTCATTGAGGATCTAGCCCAGAAAGTAGTCGACTCTGTAACTCCACACAGGGAGAGACTCAAGGCTGCTGTCATCTTCCCCTCAATGCCTGAAGTCATGAGGCTCAACAAGCTGGGCAGCTTCTCAATGGCACAGCTTGGGCAAAGCAAGAGTGCTATCGCCGGCTTCATGAAGAAGAGGAAAGAGGCAGGCGGCGCTGGTTTTCAGGACGCCATGCTCAAGCTGCTAAACACCCTGCCAACGGTCCTGAAATACTTGCCAGTCGAGAAGGCTCAAGACGCTCGCGCTTTCATGCTTAGTTTCCAGTATTGGCTTGGAGGAACACCGGATAACCTGCGCAACTTCCTGCTGATGCTGGCAGATAAGTATGTTTTCCCTGCTGGGGATTCTGCTATGCGGCCCCAGCTAGATGTAGCTGATCCAGAGGTTTTCCCTGATCTTGGAATTTGGCATCCACTGGCACCGTCGATGTTTGAAGACGTTAGGGAATACCTGAACTGGTTGACTAGTAGAGACGACCTTAGTGAGACTTGCCAAGGCGGGCCAATGATAGGGCTTGTGCTACAGCGCAGTCACATTGTCACTGGTGATGATGCTCACTACGTTGCGGTGATTCAGGAACTCGAATATCGTGGAGCTCTCGTTATCCCGATCTTCTGCGGTGGTCTGGATTTCTCAAAGCCTGTCAATGCATTTTTTTACGATCCACTAAATCCTGCAGAACCCCTTGTAGATGGTGTGGTTTCACTGACTGGCTTTGCACTTGTTGGCGGTCCTGCACGTCAAGACCACCCCAAAGCAGTTGAGGCACTAACACGGTTGAATCGTCCTTATATGGTTGCTCTGCCACTGGTATTTCAGACAACTCAAGAATGGCAAGAGAGCGACCTAGGCCTTCATCCAGTTCAAGTGGCTCTCCAAATTGCCATCCCTGAGTTAGATGGAGCAATCGAGCCAATTGTACTTTCTGGGCGTGATGATGCCACTGGTAAAGCTCATACTCTTCAGGACCGTGTTGATGCTATCGCTGAGCGCGCGATCCGTTGGTCATCTCTACGAATCAAACCAAGATCTCAGAAAAGACTAGCAATTACCGTATTCAGCTTTCCACCAGATAAGGGAAATGTCGGCACGGCAGCATATCTCGATGTGTTTGGGTCAATCTACCGCGTGCTTGAAGAGTTGAAACTACGTGGCTATAAAGTTCAAAATCTCCCCATCAATGCTAAGAGCTTGATGGAGGCTGTAATCAATGATCCGGAAGCTCTACAAGGGGCTCCAGAGTTGGCAGTCGCACACCGGATGAGCGTAGAGGAGTATGAACGTCTGACTCCCTACTCAGGACGGCTTGAGGAAAACTGGGGCAAACCG
Coding sequences within:
- a CDS encoding high light inducible protein — translated: METGQCFAKVLNSGLHLAQDFSALMSSSATSPQVIRGATVTTEDGGRLNAFATEPRMEVVETERGWGFHERAEKLNGRMAMLGFVSLLITEYALGGEAFTKGLLGLG
- a CDS encoding putative membrane protein translates to MLIPLRPGELQRLIPAVATGTQFLYTFGDLRNTLQRLLIATIGGAITLLISQSQIASRWSSIWLVIGVISLLYILWGPIVEAARRNALLRRYPAAAIFEGEVADLYIRDKIESRREQANQQGELELIENRRTWMILELADEEGDLASLQFPMEKRHSSIQPGMLIRCLVFSERKDFMHVSALSDAWIPRLRMWVGDYPYLLKPAFEELCGLRLKLPVR
- a CDS encoding 4-hydroxy-tetrahydrodipicolinate reductase, producing MSVDTTPQAGSIPVVVAGALGRMGAEVIRAVSSAKDCHLLGAVDATPKKEGTDIGIELGIGALEIAITSDFEGCLCQAGQAVRHGGRGDGAVLIDFTHPSVVYEHTRAAIAYGIHPVIGTTGLSPEQLKDLTDFAGKASVGGAIIPNFSVGMVLLQQAAAAAARFYKHAELTELHHNRKADAPSSTCVKTAELMEELGQAFNQEVVDEQNFLAGCRGGKRSSGLRIHSLRLPGLVAHQEVIFGAPGETYTLRHDTIDRSSYMPGVLLTVRRVRQLQTLVYGLERLIYWPQVHN